One genomic window of Xanthobacter dioxanivorans includes the following:
- a CDS encoding 4-hydroxyphenylacetate 3-hydroxylase family protein encodes MIRTGAAYKEGLRDGREIWIDGERVKDVTTHAAFKPIVDIKARMYDLHHAEATAADLTYVEENAVHSVFHQPPTEEAHWHAKRKGVDILLKDVGGVVTRVGDETIGEMWSLQDGRDMLAAIDPRFAANIDNHIRRVVEEDPFHVSANTDPKGDRSRHISERDPDMMVHVTRETDAGIIIRGAKYETAAAYADQAYLKPTVGAWTDETESDYALGCIVKMGAPGVKHICRSGFAGKTSPADYPLANRYDEVDTLVVFDDVLIPWEDVFFYRYTRAAQFVRGTLHRYSAYPYVLRLLYVADMMIGAALWNAKQTGLDKLQSVQEKLADLAVYREGINAHLTASIALAEKSPAGLLMPNQSILYAGRVLACSQLPAMMHATRELIGGQICVTPNVAAFEAEGTSDWLKKFYTLNDNWESEDRRKLLAFARDLVSSDYAGHRLAFVQFAQAPHFNHLAAVYKSFDFEGPLDFVRKTAGLSDKVKGSLK; translated from the coding sequence ATGATCAGGACCGGTGCCGCCTACAAGGAGGGCCTGCGCGACGGGCGCGAGATCTGGATCGACGGCGAGCGGGTGAAGGATGTCACCACCCACGCGGCCTTCAAGCCCATCGTCGACATCAAGGCGCGCATGTACGACCTCCACCATGCGGAGGCCACCGCCGCCGATCTGACCTATGTGGAAGAGAATGCGGTGCATTCCGTCTTCCACCAGCCGCCCACGGAGGAAGCCCACTGGCACGCCAAGCGCAAGGGCGTGGACATCCTGCTGAAGGACGTGGGCGGCGTGGTCACCCGCGTCGGCGACGAGACCATCGGCGAGATGTGGTCGCTGCAGGACGGGCGCGACATGCTCGCCGCCATCGATCCGCGCTTCGCCGCCAACATCGACAACCACATCCGCCGCGTGGTGGAGGAAGACCCCTTCCACGTCTCCGCCAACACCGACCCCAAGGGCGACCGCTCCCGCCACATCTCCGAGCGCGACCCGGACATGATGGTGCACGTCACCCGGGAGACGGACGCCGGCATCATCATCCGCGGCGCCAAGTACGAGACCGCCGCCGCCTATGCGGACCAGGCCTATCTCAAGCCCACCGTGGGTGCCTGGACCGACGAGACGGAGAGCGACTACGCGCTCGGCTGCATCGTGAAGATGGGCGCGCCCGGCGTGAAGCACATCTGCCGCTCGGGCTTCGCCGGCAAGACCAGCCCGGCCGACTATCCCCTCGCCAACCGCTATGACGAGGTGGACACGCTGGTGGTGTTCGACGACGTGCTCATCCCCTGGGAGGACGTCTTCTTCTACCGCTACACCAGGGCGGCCCAGTTCGTGCGCGGCACCCTGCACCGCTACTCGGCCTATCCTTATGTGCTGCGCCTGCTCTACGTGGCCGACATGATGATCGGCGCGGCCCTGTGGAACGCCAAGCAGACCGGCCTCGACAAGCTGCAGTCGGTGCAGGAGAAGCTGGCGGACCTCGCGGTCTACCGCGAGGGCATCAACGCCCACCTCACCGCCTCCATCGCGCTGGCCGAGAAGAGCCCGGCGGGGCTGCTGATGCCCAACCAGTCCATCCTCTATGCCGGGCGGGTGCTCGCCTGCTCGCAGCTTCCGGCCATGATGCACGCCACCCGCGAGCTGATCGGCGGCCAGATCTGCGTCACCCCCAACGTGGCGGCGTTCGAGGCCGAGGGCACATCGGACTGGCTGAAGAAGTTCTACACTCTCAACGACAACTGGGAATCGGAGGACCGGCGCAAGCTGCTCGCCTTCGCCCGCGACCTCGTCTCCTCCGACTACGCCGGCCACCGCCTCGCCTTCGTGCAGTTCGCCCAGGCGCCGCACTTCAACCATCTGGCGGCGGTCTACAAGAGCTTCGACTTCGAGGGGCCGCTGGACTTCGTGCGCAAGACCGCGGGCCTGTCCGACAAGGTCAAGGGGTCGCTGAAATGA
- a CDS encoding flavin reductase family protein, translated as MSGPHGPAPLDAAAFRKAMRRMAAGVAVITTDGPAGRAGITVSSLASLCMEPPSVILCIHEKSAALAVIERNGVFVANVLAHHQSLVADAFAGQVPRFRDDKFASAEWHAAASGAPVLAGALMSFDCRLAAHHAYGTHRIVVGEVHAVHGVESDAEPLLYANRAYRRLSAA; from the coding sequence ATGAGCGGGCCGCACGGTCCTGCCCCGCTTGATGCGGCGGCCTTCCGCAAGGCCATGCGGCGCATGGCGGCCGGCGTGGCGGTGATCACCACCGACGGGCCGGCCGGCCGGGCCGGGATCACTGTCTCCTCCCTCGCCTCTTTGTGCATGGAGCCGCCCTCGGTCATCCTGTGCATCCACGAGAAGAGCGCGGCCTTGGCGGTGATCGAGCGGAACGGCGTGTTCGTGGCCAATGTGCTCGCCCACCACCAGTCCCTCGTGGCGGATGCCTTCGCCGGCCAGGTGCCGCGGTTCCGCGACGACAAGTTCGCATCGGCCGAATGGCACGCGGCGGCCAGCGGCGCGCCCGTGCTCGCCGGCGCGCTCATGAGCTTCGACTGCCGGCTCGCCGCCCACCATGCCTATGGCACCCACCGCATCGTGGTGGGCGAGGTGCACGCCGTCCATGGTGTGGAATCCGACGCCGAGCCGCTCCTCTACGCCAACCGCGCCTACCGGCGCCTGTCCGCCGCATAA